The DNA sequence CCCGATGTAGACCACGTGGGCGCCCACCACGATCTCGAGCTCTCGATCTAGCTCGGTGCTGAGGCACTGAGGACATCACCGCCACCTCGGCCGACGTACGTAAATGCCATCAGAACCTTGGGCCGACGGTGGTCCTGGATCTGGGTCGGCCGCGCCGACCTATTCAAACCTACCGGATGACCTGAATGACAACTTCTCGGAACCCATGCTGACCGCAAGCTCATGCCAAGCGGTCTTGAGCCACCCGTAGCTCGCATCGATGGCCATGAAGTGCAGTCCTCGGAAGATGCCGAACTCCTCGGCATGCTCGGCGATGTCCCCATCGCGCTCGTTCACATCTCCCGACAGCATCCAGACCATCAAGAGAAGAAGCTCGTCGGAGGACAGTTGGGCTCGTAACAGCCGGCCGTACGTGAGGGCGCGATCGGTGTCCTCCATCGCGCCGAGAAACCTAAGTATCTCTCCCACCAACCTGAAGTAGTGGCCCATGTAGGGATAGCTGTCGCTGCTCAACTCGCCATAGGCCTGCTCTGCACGCTGGACGGGAGACAGAGATCCGCTGGTCTCTTGAAGCAGGCGGTGCATCTGCAGAGCTAGGTGGTGGAGCGCCTGCCTTCCTGTGACGATGCCTCCAAGGTCGAGATCGCTCACCGTGTCACGATGCATTTCTAGCAGAGCGAAGAAGGCCGCTTCAGTGCGCTGTGACTCGATCGAGGCAAGCTGCGTCGCCACGACCTCACGTTGCTCCTCCATAGCCTGGCGGGCTCGTGCGATCTCCGCGCTTTGCAGTTCCAATTCGCGATTCTGGAA is a window from the Acidimicrobiia bacterium genome containing:
- a CDS encoding putative phage abortive infection protein — encoded protein: MTERQLRRVTPVAIVAFGGVMLLWIVVGFGPPLIWPGLRERALWGDAFGLVGALFSGLAFAGVVVALFFQNRELELQSAEIARARQAMEEQREVVATQLASIESQRTEAAFFALLEMHRDTVSDLDLGGIVTGRQALHHLALQMHRLLQETSGSLSPVQRAEQAYGELSSDSYPYMGHYFRLVGEILRFLGAMEDTDRALTYGRLLRAQLSSDELLLLMVWMLSGDVNERDGDIAEHAEEFGIFRGLHFMAIDASYGWLKTAWHELAVSMGSEKLSFRSSGRFE